A single genomic interval of Polyangium spumosum harbors:
- a CDS encoding MXAN_5187 family protein gives MILSRFWYVALAILLGVAAFTLMLAAQMYNRAGLRAMSDSLAADSSAVGWYLKDDARNRSSALIPMALSPELRTQLGKATGEGKIPREVISEAQKALKKLASEVPPDLAFDALRAVDANGRVIAAVGVVNDLPIEEGDLGGYPVVADALHGWIRDDAWVSKGRIYRVVTRPVEAEVNGEPVGAVVGIKIVDDRFAQGVSKRTGAAVGFYADGARVASWAPEGFDKANLDQITQDLKQLDTNEDYKEKGRSEPRVIGEHLGVVYARMPGEAWDLGAGYAVGRLAVSVSTPLDFLNKADDTDKKNVSLIFVIAAIVLLAAAGMVFSYLEHTQPMATFGKEAIRMAKGEVDVLAPSKFRGAYKKIASDINDGIDKIAAKGGAPRRAADLEQVLGPIPAAPTMSAFAVPGPGETSSQAITVPGAAAAPAPKPLPKALPKPKPRPGSTTADPVESVPEPESAAAPPPPPLPKAAAADAAPAAADEGEVDELTEWQKVYEEFVAMKQQCGEQTAGMTFEKFKSTLQRNKDALVQRHGVTRVKFTVYAKEGKAALKASPVTK, from the coding sequence ATGATCCTGTCCCGTTTCTGGTACGTCGCGCTCGCCATCCTGCTCGGCGTGGCGGCGTTCACCCTGATGCTCGCCGCGCAGATGTACAACCGCGCCGGCCTCCGCGCGATGAGCGACTCGCTCGCCGCCGACTCGAGCGCCGTCGGTTGGTACCTCAAAGACGACGCGCGCAACCGCTCGAGCGCCCTCATCCCGATGGCGCTCTCGCCCGAGCTGCGCACCCAGCTCGGCAAGGCCACGGGCGAGGGGAAGATCCCGCGCGAGGTCATCAGCGAGGCGCAGAAGGCCCTGAAGAAGCTCGCCAGCGAGGTGCCGCCCGACCTCGCCTTCGACGCGCTGCGCGCCGTCGACGCGAACGGCCGCGTCATCGCCGCGGTCGGCGTCGTCAACGACCTGCCCATCGAGGAGGGCGACCTCGGCGGTTACCCCGTCGTCGCCGACGCGCTGCACGGCTGGATCCGTGACGACGCGTGGGTCTCGAAGGGCCGCATCTATCGCGTGGTCACCCGCCCCGTCGAGGCCGAGGTGAACGGCGAGCCCGTCGGCGCGGTCGTCGGCATCAAGATCGTCGACGACCGCTTCGCGCAGGGCGTCTCGAAGCGCACGGGCGCCGCGGTCGGCTTCTACGCCGACGGCGCGCGTGTCGCGTCGTGGGCCCCCGAGGGCTTCGACAAGGCGAACCTCGACCAGATCACGCAGGACCTGAAGCAGCTCGACACGAACGAGGACTACAAGGAGAAGGGCCGCAGCGAGCCTCGTGTCATCGGCGAGCACCTCGGCGTCGTCTACGCGCGTATGCCCGGCGAGGCCTGGGATCTCGGCGCGGGATACGCGGTCGGCCGCCTCGCCGTCAGCGTCTCGACCCCGCTCGACTTCCTCAACAAGGCCGACGACACGGACAAGAAAAACGTCTCGTTGATCTTCGTCATCGCGGCGATCGTCCTGCTCGCCGCGGCCGGCATGGTGTTCTCGTACCTCGAGCACACGCAGCCGATGGCGACCTTCGGCAAGGAGGCGATCCGGATGGCGAAGGGCGAGGTCGACGTGCTCGCCCCGAGCAAGTTCCGCGGCGCGTACAAGAAGATCGCCTCCGACATCAACGACGGCATCGACAAGATCGCCGCGAAGGGCGGAGCGCCACGTCGCGCCGCCGATCTCGAGCAGGTCCTCGGCCCGATCCCGGCCGCGCCGACGATGAGCGCGTTCGCCGTGCCCGGCCCCGGCGAGACCTCGTCCCAGGCGATCACCGTCCCCGGCGCCGCGGCGGCGCCCGCGCCGAAGCCGCTGCCGAAGGCCCTGCCGAAGCCGAAGCCGCGCCCCGGCTCGACGACGGCCGACCCGGTCGAGTCCGTGCCCGAGCCCGAGTCCGCGGCCGCGCCTCCGCCTCCGCCGCTGCCCAAGGCCGCGGCGGCCGACGCGGCGCCCGCGGCGGCCGACGAGGGCGAGGTCGACGAGCTGACCGAGTGGCAGAAGGTCTACGAGGAGTTCGTCGCGATGAAGCAGCAGTGCGGCGAGCAGACGGCGGGCATGACGTTCGAGAAGTTCAAGTCGACGCTTCAGCGCAACAAGGACGCGCTCGTGCAGCGGCACGGCGTCACGCGCGTGAAGTTCACGGTGTACGCGAAGGAAGGCAAGGCCGCGCTGAAGGCCTCGCCGGTCACCAAGTAA
- a CDS encoding KGGVGR-motif variant AAA ATPase, translating to MEAEESIEKAVLGQDLFGLLRVILWLRPGAEEGALRARVEGALAGSGRFWTGQVWISSAKTSRADKLVYSSAWDEGITVPGIDKFRIDDRTRTRTAWLPRFRTPPWEASRKWRPAKAETKEDGTPAKGPPIVVFYSFKGGVGRTTALAAFAIQRAREGERVLVIDMDLDAPGAGTLLAPDPKDLPGGDDDASRGVVDYLLEAPLGDVPFGDYVHRCRRESLVGDAEGAEIVVMPAGSVDESYLAKLSRIDLEVRGERHPLEGLLVHARDEIEPDWILLDSRAGLSASAGLLLDGIAHLHVLFGTNSTQSQLGLTQVIRNLGEERIRRDGLQANCFVVQAMVVDNVAVEKLARAQFQDWLEGTMRDHYLVAADEDPGDEFWSVRDIDTKSAPSRAIAIPYRSRFAFFPSLDDVVPDLVVGSYREVAGRILAQFPVGEKGPDQGVD from the coding sequence GTGGAGGCCGAGGAGAGCATTGAAAAAGCGGTCCTCGGGCAGGACCTCTTCGGTCTGCTGCGCGTGATCCTCTGGTTGCGCCCCGGTGCGGAGGAGGGAGCGCTCCGGGCCCGCGTCGAGGGAGCGCTCGCAGGCTCCGGCCGGTTCTGGACCGGCCAGGTCTGGATTTCTTCCGCGAAGACCTCCCGCGCCGACAAGCTCGTCTATTCGTCGGCCTGGGACGAGGGGATCACCGTCCCCGGTATCGATAAGTTCCGCATCGACGACCGTACCCGCACCCGTACGGCCTGGCTCCCTCGCTTCCGCACACCTCCATGGGAAGCGAGCCGAAAATGGCGACCTGCCAAGGCGGAGACGAAGGAGGACGGGACGCCGGCCAAGGGGCCGCCCATCGTCGTGTTTTATTCGTTCAAGGGCGGCGTGGGTCGCACGACGGCGCTCGCCGCGTTCGCGATCCAGCGTGCACGGGAAGGCGAGCGGGTGCTCGTGATCGACATGGATCTCGACGCTCCCGGCGCCGGGACGCTCCTCGCGCCCGATCCGAAAGACCTGCCAGGCGGGGACGACGATGCTTCTCGTGGGGTCGTCGACTATCTCCTGGAGGCGCCGCTCGGCGACGTGCCATTCGGCGACTATGTGCACCGATGCAGGCGCGAATCTCTCGTCGGCGACGCCGAGGGCGCCGAGATCGTGGTCATGCCTGCCGGGAGCGTGGACGAAAGCTATCTAGCCAAGCTATCTCGGATCGATCTGGAGGTACGGGGAGAGCGCCATCCGCTGGAGGGTCTGCTCGTCCATGCGCGGGACGAGATCGAGCCCGATTGGATCCTGCTCGATTCTCGCGCGGGCCTGTCCGCGTCCGCCGGCCTCCTGCTGGACGGCATCGCGCACCTGCACGTGCTCTTCGGGACAAATAGCACGCAGAGTCAGCTCGGTTTGACGCAGGTGATCCGGAACCTCGGGGAGGAGCGGATTCGAAGGGATGGCTTGCAGGCCAATTGTTTCGTCGTGCAGGCCATGGTGGTCGACAACGTGGCGGTCGAAAAGCTGGCCCGTGCGCAATTCCAGGACTGGCTCGAAGGGACGATGCGTGATCATTATCTGGTCGCGGCGGACGAAGACCCCGGCGACGAGTTCTGGTCCGTGCGTGATATCGATACGAAGTCGGCGCCCAGTCGAGCGATAGCGATTCCTTATCGATCCCGATTCGCATTCTTTCCATCGCTCGACGATGTGGTGCCCGATCTCGTGGTCGGCTCCTACCGCGAAGTCGCTGGGCGGATCCTCGCGCAGTTTCCCGTAGGCGAGAAAGGGCCTGATCAGGGGGTCGACTGA
- a CDS encoding inositol monophosphatase family protein, with translation MKSTTTGERAQFAAIAQLVAEEAGALVSAGFRSRPPVESKGPFDLVTAYDRASEDMLTLRLGSLAPGIPVVGEERGDGSSPMDLRGGLVWYVDPLDGTTNFVHGHPFWSISVGLFDGDEPIAGAVVAPALGLRWSGWVGEPVSVVGRPARPGEARRNGQRCGVSPTTRLEDALVATGFPPVRNVAPANNFHSFMSVKHVVQGVRRCGSAAIDLCMVADGTYDGYWERKLNIWDVAAGCAVVLAARGRVTALDGGVPNYHEGHLAVSNGHLHDALVDAINA, from the coding sequence ATGAAGAGCACGACGACGGGAGAGCGCGCGCAGTTTGCCGCGATCGCGCAGCTCGTGGCCGAGGAGGCGGGCGCGCTCGTGAGCGCTGGCTTCCGCTCGCGCCCGCCCGTCGAGTCGAAGGGCCCTTTTGACCTCGTCACCGCGTACGACCGAGCGAGCGAGGACATGCTCACGTTGCGCCTCGGCTCGCTCGCGCCTGGCATCCCGGTCGTGGGCGAGGAGCGGGGCGACGGCTCCTCGCCGATGGACTTGCGCGGCGGCCTCGTCTGGTACGTCGACCCGCTCGACGGCACGACGAACTTCGTGCATGGCCACCCCTTCTGGAGCATCTCGGTGGGCCTCTTCGACGGCGACGAGCCGATCGCGGGGGCCGTGGTGGCTCCGGCGCTGGGCTTGCGCTGGAGCGGCTGGGTGGGAGAGCCCGTGAGCGTCGTGGGCAGGCCGGCCCGTCCTGGGGAGGCGCGGCGCAACGGCCAGCGATGTGGCGTGAGCCCGACGACGCGGCTCGAGGACGCGCTCGTGGCGACGGGGTTTCCGCCGGTCCGCAACGTGGCGCCTGCGAACAACTTCCACTCCTTCATGAGCGTGAAGCACGTGGTGCAGGGGGTGCGGCGTTGCGGGAGCGCGGCGATCGACTTGTGTATGGTCGCGGACGGGACGTACGACGGTTACTGGGAGCGCAAGCTCAACATCTGGGATGTGGCGGCGGGTTGCGCGGTGGTGCTGGCGGCGCGGGGGAGGGTGACGGCGCTGGATGGCGGGGTGCCGAACTACCACGAGGGTCATCTCGCCGTGTCGAATGGGCATCTGCATGATGCGCTGGTGGACGCGATCAATGCATGA
- a CDS encoding UDP-N-acetylmuramate--L-alanine ligase, with translation MHVHLVGVAGTGMGALAGLFKASGHDVSGSDVAFYPPMGPALERWGIRLMEGFDPAHLEPRPDLVVIGNVCRPSNPEARAALDGGIPTKSMPHALAELLLVFRSPLVVGGTHGKTTTSALAAWLLHEAGRDPGFLIGGLPKNFDTSFRVPGDVARGGRLPLVTGEGLARRKTPFVVEGDEYDTAFFEKTPKFWHYRPEVAILTSIEHDHIDIYPDEASYLAAFRGFVERVPEGGLIVAAAADEHVVDVVSASARAEVAWFALEGDDTHGKPPHWLAAPAEVDEAGQSFDLYAGGVYAGRAAVTIPGRHNIRNALAAAAAVAQGFGVPLSTVISALATFQGVRRRQDLLYEVRGVRVYDDFAHHPTAVDETLRALRARHTQGALFAVFEPRSATACRALHQAQYATSFDAADVIVLAPLGRPEIPEAERLDLCALAKALEARGKRALLPSSVDEIVTLLARDAAAGDTIALLSNGAFGGIYEKLRGALAR, from the coding sequence ATGCACGTGCACCTCGTGGGCGTCGCAGGCACCGGGATGGGCGCGCTCGCCGGGCTCTTCAAGGCCAGCGGGCATGACGTCTCCGGCTCCGACGTCGCCTTTTATCCACCCATGGGCCCCGCCCTCGAGCGCTGGGGCATCCGGCTCATGGAGGGCTTTGATCCCGCGCACCTCGAACCCCGCCCCGACCTCGTCGTCATCGGCAACGTCTGCCGCCCGTCGAACCCCGAGGCTCGCGCCGCGCTCGACGGCGGCATCCCGACGAAGAGCATGCCGCATGCGCTCGCCGAGCTCCTGCTCGTGTTTCGCTCCCCGCTCGTCGTCGGCGGCACCCATGGCAAGACCACGACGAGCGCCCTCGCCGCCTGGCTCCTGCACGAGGCCGGCCGCGACCCGGGCTTCCTCATCGGCGGCTTGCCCAAGAACTTCGACACGAGCTTCCGCGTCCCCGGCGACGTCGCCCGCGGCGGACGCCTGCCGCTCGTCACGGGGGAAGGCCTCGCGCGTCGGAAAACGCCCTTCGTCGTCGAGGGAGACGAGTACGACACGGCCTTCTTCGAGAAGACCCCGAAGTTCTGGCACTACCGCCCCGAGGTCGCGATCCTCACCTCGATCGAGCACGACCACATCGACATCTACCCCGACGAGGCCTCCTACCTCGCGGCCTTCCGCGGCTTCGTCGAGCGTGTCCCCGAGGGTGGGCTCATCGTCGCGGCTGCGGCCGACGAACACGTCGTCGACGTCGTCTCCGCCTCGGCCCGCGCCGAGGTCGCCTGGTTCGCCCTCGAGGGTGACGACACCCATGGAAAACCGCCGCACTGGCTCGCCGCGCCGGCCGAGGTCGACGAGGCGGGCCAGTCCTTCGACCTCTACGCCGGCGGCGTCTACGCGGGCCGCGCCGCGGTCACGATCCCTGGCCGTCACAACATCCGCAACGCGCTCGCTGCTGCTGCTGCGGTCGCGCAGGGCTTCGGCGTCCCGCTCTCCACCGTCATCTCCGCGCTCGCGACCTTCCAGGGCGTCCGCCGCCGGCAGGACTTGCTCTACGAAGTACGCGGCGTCCGCGTCTACGACGACTTCGCCCATCACCCCACGGCCGTCGACGAGACCCTTCGCGCGTTGCGCGCTCGCCACACGCAAGGCGCGCTCTTCGCCGTCTTCGAGCCTCGCAGCGCGACGGCCTGCCGCGCCCTTCATCAGGCGCAATACGCGACCTCCTTCGACGCGGCCGACGTCATCGTCCTCGCCCCGCTCGGCCGCCCCGAGATCCCCGAGGCCGAGCGGCTCGACCTCTGCGCGCTCGCAAAGGCGCTCGAGGCCCGGGGCAAGCGCGCGCTTTTGCCCTCGTCCGTCGACGAGATCGTCACCCTGCTCGCGCGGGACGCGGCGGCCGGCGACACCATCGCGTTGCTCTCGAACGGCGCGTTTGGTGGGATCTACGAGAAGCTCCGAGGGGCGCTCGCCCGATGA
- a CDS encoding M20 family metallopeptidase, with amino-acid sequence MPAERPDREPILAAARAVAPIVRDVAARIFAHPELCYEETRAAAWLCEAIEAEGVPVERGAGGLPTAFRARLGDGAGPRVAILAEYDALPEMGHACGHNLIAGGALGAFLAIARARPPLAGTIEIIGTPAEEGGGGKIRLLHAGVFEGVTAALMFHPYDCDLLAPTSLAAYWLSLRFKGVPAHGAMAPWEGKSALAAALGTMHLVDVQRVQLRDGVRLHGIIVEGGQAVNIIPERAVVDYAVRASSFAELTIVRELVERCARGAAIACGVEVEVHERGGYKDLRPNFPLARRFGEHLAALGRPAREVDPSRSMGSTDMGDISHVIPSIHPLIAICDEGETMCHEHPFARHAGGERGAEAMLVAAQALALTALDVLADAPLRAALLSDFEAKKGR; translated from the coding sequence ATGCCCGCCGAAAGGCCCGACAGGGAGCCCATCCTCGCGGCCGCGCGTGCCGTCGCGCCGATCGTCCGTGACGTCGCGGCGCGCATCTTCGCCCACCCGGAGCTCTGCTACGAGGAGACACGCGCCGCGGCCTGGCTCTGCGAGGCGATCGAGGCCGAGGGTGTCCCCGTCGAGCGCGGCGCGGGTGGTTTGCCGACGGCCTTCCGCGCGCGCCTCGGCGACGGCGCGGGCCCACGCGTGGCGATCCTCGCCGAGTACGACGCGCTGCCCGAGATGGGCCACGCGTGTGGCCACAACCTCATCGCGGGCGGCGCGCTTGGCGCGTTCCTCGCGATCGCGCGGGCGCGCCCGCCTCTCGCGGGCACGATCGAGATCATCGGCACGCCTGCCGAGGAGGGCGGCGGCGGCAAGATCCGCCTCCTGCATGCCGGCGTGTTCGAGGGCGTCACGGCTGCGCTCATGTTCCACCCCTACGACTGCGACTTGCTCGCGCCGACGTCGCTCGCGGCGTACTGGCTCTCGCTCCGCTTCAAGGGCGTGCCTGCGCATGGAGCGATGGCCCCGTGGGAGGGCAAGAGCGCGCTCGCCGCGGCGCTCGGCACGATGCACCTCGTCGACGTGCAGCGCGTGCAGCTCCGTGATGGCGTGCGCCTCCACGGCATCATCGTCGAGGGTGGCCAGGCGGTGAACATCATCCCCGAGCGCGCGGTCGTCGACTACGCCGTGCGCGCGTCCTCCTTCGCCGAGCTCACGATCGTGCGCGAGCTCGTCGAGCGATGCGCGCGCGGCGCGGCGATCGCGTGTGGTGTCGAGGTCGAGGTCCACGAGCGTGGTGGTTACAAGGACCTGCGCCCGAACTTCCCGCTCGCGCGTCGCTTCGGCGAGCACCTCGCCGCGCTCGGCCGGCCTGCGCGTGAGGTCGACCCCTCGCGCAGCATGGGCTCGACGGACATGGGCGACATCTCGCACGTGATCCCCTCGATCCACCCGCTCATCGCGATCTGCGACGAGGGCGAGACCATGTGCCACGAGCACCCGTTCGCGCGGCATGCGGGCGGTGAGCGTGGCGCGGAGGCGATGCTCGTGGCTGCGCAGGCGCTCGCGCTCACGGCGCTCGACGTCCTCGCGGACGCGCCTCTGCGGGCGGCGTTGCTCTCGGATTTCGAGGCGAAGAAGGGGCGCTGA
- a CDS encoding methyltransferase domain-containing protein has product MPRASILSEVLRRRFDPALEALMRRMSRHDVRGPLRAALAPHRSRAMRRTIERFEPQITPLEGAVLRGEAAAIERFDALVAEAVATMRSERPRDLDGDAASGLTELLYTVDAQLYRDRPELMDDPSCPEDERTHALDVLDRFNHCTGIYETVMAAIEPLVATAEARGERPIVHDVAAGHGGLALVLAERFGDRVAIEASDLREEYLALGRAQAHERGLSVTFSVEDALALGGLEARGVSVITCTQALHHFPPGMIARMMGEASRRARVGACFIDGERSFTTLGLVALVGALYGRTYTFYYDAVTSIRRMFYEEELALVAALAPGMPAARIETGIAPPSHVYVRITREA; this is encoded by the coding sequence ATGCCCCGCGCCTCGATCCTGTCCGAGGTCCTCCGCCGCCGGTTCGACCCGGCGCTCGAAGCGCTGATGCGCAGGATGAGCCGCCACGACGTGCGCGGCCCCCTGCGCGCCGCGCTCGCGCCCCACCGAAGCCGCGCGATGCGCCGCACGATCGAGCGCTTCGAGCCCCAGATCACCCCGCTCGAAGGCGCCGTGCTCCGAGGCGAGGCCGCGGCGATCGAGCGCTTCGACGCCCTCGTCGCCGAGGCCGTGGCCACGATGCGGAGCGAACGACCGAGGGATCTGGACGGAGACGCGGCGTCCGGGCTCACGGAGCTGCTCTACACGGTGGACGCGCAGCTCTACCGGGATCGACCGGAGCTCATGGATGATCCGAGCTGCCCGGAGGACGAGCGGACCCACGCGCTCGACGTGCTCGATCGGTTCAACCACTGCACGGGGATCTACGAGACGGTGATGGCGGCGATCGAGCCGCTGGTCGCAACGGCGGAGGCGCGCGGAGAGCGGCCGATCGTGCACGACGTGGCGGCGGGGCACGGCGGGCTCGCGCTGGTCCTCGCGGAGCGGTTCGGGGATCGGGTCGCGATCGAGGCGAGTGATCTGCGGGAGGAGTACCTCGCGCTCGGGCGCGCGCAGGCCCACGAGCGAGGGCTCTCGGTGACGTTTTCAGTCGAGGACGCGCTCGCGCTCGGAGGGCTCGAGGCGCGGGGCGTCTCCGTGATCACCTGCACCCAGGCCCTCCACCATTTCCCGCCGGGGATGATCGCGCGGATGATGGGCGAGGCTTCGCGGCGCGCGCGCGTGGGCGCGTGTTTCATCGACGGGGAGCGGAGCTTCACGACGCTCGGGCTCGTGGCGCTCGTCGGGGCCCTGTACGGTCGGACGTACACGTTCTACTACGACGCCGTGACCTCGATCCGACGCATGTTCTACGAGGAGGAGCTCGCGCTCGTCGCCGCGCTCGCGCCGGGCATGCCCGCCGCGCGTATCGAGACCGGCATCGCCCCGCCGTCGCACGTCTACGTGCGGATCACGCGGGAGGCGTGA
- a CDS encoding FAD:protein FMN transferase has translation MRSARLFLLGALALAACNTSSPPEPTPEPRSSAAAPRPAPFDPKKVTLDDKAMGTHVVITTYTTRELDEAAIRAKLDKALAEIRRLEKLMTTWRDDSEISRINQAAGKQAVAVGPETFEVIKKSIAVADRSEGVFDISFEAMRDLWRFDENKVEEVPKKAEIDKARALIDYRKIKLDHEARSVMLMKPGMRLSLGGIAKGYAVDAAAKVLSAEGLASFYVQAGGDLYVRGKKPDGSAYRVGVRDPRGKGPNDYFAMIDVTDHAFSTAGDYERAFVKDGKRWHHIIDPRTGYPARKSRSVTVWAKDAFTADGIDDAIFILGPEKGLSICEEQEDCGAVVVDENNKVWVSKRLEGKVQMFREPTDGI, from the coding sequence ATGCGAAGCGCTCGGCTCTTCCTCCTCGGCGCGCTCGCCCTCGCGGCGTGCAACACGTCCTCGCCGCCCGAGCCCACGCCCGAGCCGCGATCGTCGGCCGCCGCGCCGCGCCCCGCGCCCTTCGATCCGAAGAAGGTGACGCTCGACGACAAGGCGATGGGTACGCACGTGGTGATCACGACGTACACCACGCGTGAGCTCGACGAGGCGGCGATCCGCGCGAAGCTCGACAAGGCGCTCGCCGAGATCCGCAGGCTCGAGAAGCTCATGACGACCTGGCGCGACGACAGCGAGATCTCGCGGATCAACCAGGCCGCGGGCAAGCAGGCCGTCGCCGTGGGGCCCGAGACGTTCGAGGTGATCAAGAAGAGCATCGCGGTCGCGGATCGCTCGGAGGGCGTCTTCGACATCTCGTTCGAGGCGATGCGCGACCTCTGGCGCTTCGACGAGAACAAGGTCGAGGAGGTACCCAAGAAGGCCGAGATCGACAAGGCGCGCGCGCTCATCGACTACCGCAAGATCAAGCTCGACCACGAGGCGCGCAGCGTGATGCTGATGAAGCCGGGCATGCGCCTGAGCCTCGGCGGCATCGCCAAGGGTTACGCCGTCGACGCGGCGGCGAAGGTGCTCTCGGCCGAGGGGCTCGCGTCGTTTTACGTGCAGGCGGGCGGCGACCTCTACGTGCGAGGAAAAAAACCCGACGGCTCGGCCTACCGCGTCGGCGTGCGGGATCCACGCGGGAAGGGGCCGAACGACTACTTCGCGATGATCGACGTCACCGATCACGCGTTCTCGACGGCCGGCGACTACGAGCGCGCGTTCGTGAAGGACGGCAAGCGCTGGCACCACATCATCGATCCGCGCACGGGTTACCCCGCGCGCAAGAGCCGCAGCGTGACCGTGTGGGCCAAGGACGCCTTCACCGCCGACGGGATCGACGACGCGATCTTCATCCTCGGACCGGAGAAGGGCCTGTCGATCTGCGAGGAGCAGGAGGACTGCGGCGCGGTCGTGGTGGACGAGAACAACAAGGTGTGGGTCTCGAAGCGGCTGGAAGGCAAGGTCCAGATGTTTCGAGAACCAACGGACGGGATCTAG
- a CDS encoding enoyl-CoA hydratase-related protein, with product MSDQSSPVKVERRGAVGVLVIDRADRRNALSRDTLYALGRLGKELVSDPDVRAIVLTGAGDKAFCAGADLKERQGMSPDDVRKQVGLYRTELGVLDRSTKPVIAAINGVAFGGGLELALICDLRVAAPHAELALPETTLGIIPGAGGTQRLPRVVGEARAKEMILLGRKLGAAEALAWGLVNRVSPAGASVLDDTLAWIEPIAGGAPIAQSAALRAIDTSYEVPLELGLELERVYYDETLRSEDRLEALRAFAEKRKPAFRGV from the coding sequence ATGTCCGATCAATCCTCCCCCGTGAAAGTCGAGCGTCGCGGCGCCGTCGGCGTGCTCGTGATCGACCGAGCCGATCGTCGCAACGCGCTCTCTCGCGACACCCTCTACGCCCTCGGGCGCCTCGGCAAGGAGCTCGTGAGCGACCCCGACGTACGCGCCATCGTGCTCACCGGCGCGGGTGACAAGGCCTTCTGCGCGGGCGCCGATCTGAAGGAGCGCCAGGGCATGAGCCCCGACGACGTGCGCAAGCAGGTCGGCCTCTACCGCACCGAGCTCGGGGTGCTCGACCGCAGCACGAAGCCCGTGATCGCGGCGATCAACGGCGTCGCCTTCGGCGGCGGGCTCGAGCTCGCGTTGATCTGCGACCTGCGCGTCGCGGCCCCGCATGCCGAGCTCGCGCTCCCCGAGACCACGCTCGGCATCATCCCCGGCGCGGGCGGGACGCAGCGGCTGCCGCGTGTCGTCGGCGAGGCGCGCGCGAAGGAGATGATCCTGCTCGGCCGCAAGCTCGGCGCGGCCGAGGCGCTCGCGTGGGGGCTCGTCAACCGCGTCTCGCCCGCGGGCGCGAGCGTGCTCGACGACACGCTCGCCTGGATCGAGCCCATCGCCGGCGGCGCGCCGATCGCGCAGAGCGCCGCGCTTCGGGCGATCGACACGTCGTACGAGGTGCCGCTCGAGCTCGGCCTCGAGCTCGAGCGCGTCTACTACGACGAGACGCTGCGCAGCGAGGACCGGCTCGAAGCGCTGCGCGCCTTCGCCGAGAAGCGCAAGCCCGCCTTCCGCGGCGTGTAG